In one Balaenoptera ricei isolate mBalRic1 chromosome 20, mBalRic1.hap2, whole genome shotgun sequence genomic region, the following are encoded:
- the PSMC3IP gene encoding homologous-pairing protein 2 homolog isoform X2, protein MSKGRAEAVAGASGILLRYLQEQNRPYSAQDVFGNLQREHGLGKAAVVKALDQLAQQGKIKEKMYGKQKIYFADQEQFDMVSDADLQALDAKIVALAAKVQSLQQSCRHTEAELKELTSALTTPEMQKEIQELKKECAGYTERLKTIKAATNHVTPEEKEQVYRERQRYCKEWRKRKRMEEVGIETDEDYNLKLPDP, encoded by the exons ATGAGTAAAGGCCGGGCGGAAGCCGTGGCGGGAG CCTCCGGGATCCTGCTGAGGTACCTACAGGAGCAGAACCGGCCCTACAGCGCCCAGGACGTGTTCGGGAACCTGCAGCGGGAACACGGACTGGGCAAGGCG gCGGTGGTGAAGGCGCTGGACCAGCTGGCCCAACAAGGCAAGATCAAAGAGAAGATGTACGGCAAGCAGAAGATATACTTTGCTGACCAG GAACAATTTGACATGGTTAGTGATGCCGACCTCCAAGCCCTGGATGCCAAAATCGTGGCCCTCGCTGCTAAGGTGCAGAGCTTGCAGCAGAGCTGCCGCCACACGGAGGCTG AGCTGAAGGAGTTAACTAGTGCCCTGACCACACCGGAGATGCAGAAAGAGATCCAGGAGTTAAAGAAGGAATGTGCTGGCTACACAGAGAGACTGAAGACCATCAAAGCGGCCACCAACCACGTGACTCCAGAAGAGAAAGagcag GTgtacagagagaggcagaggtaCTGCAAGGAGTGGAGGAAGCGCAAGAGGATG GAGGAAGTTGGGATAGAGACAGATGAAGATTACAACCTCAAGCTCCCAGATCCCTGA
- the PSMC3IP gene encoding homologous-pairing protein 2 homolog isoform X1: MSKGRAEAVAGASGILLRYLQEQNRPYSAQDVFGNLQREHGLGKAAVVKALDQLAQQGKIKEKMYGKQKIYFADQEQFDMVSDADLQALDAKIVALAAKVQSLQQSCRHTEAELKELTSALTTPEMQKEIQELKKECAGYTERLKTIKAATNHVTPEEKEQVYRERQRYCKEWRKRKRMATELSDAILEGYPKSKKQFFEEVGIETDEDYNLKLPDP, encoded by the exons ATGAGTAAAGGCCGGGCGGAAGCCGTGGCGGGAG CCTCCGGGATCCTGCTGAGGTACCTACAGGAGCAGAACCGGCCCTACAGCGCCCAGGACGTGTTCGGGAACCTGCAGCGGGAACACGGACTGGGCAAGGCG gCGGTGGTGAAGGCGCTGGACCAGCTGGCCCAACAAGGCAAGATCAAAGAGAAGATGTACGGCAAGCAGAAGATATACTTTGCTGACCAG GAACAATTTGACATGGTTAGTGATGCCGACCTCCAAGCCCTGGATGCCAAAATCGTGGCCCTCGCTGCTAAGGTGCAGAGCTTGCAGCAGAGCTGCCGCCACACGGAGGCTG AGCTGAAGGAGTTAACTAGTGCCCTGACCACACCGGAGATGCAGAAAGAGATCCAGGAGTTAAAGAAGGAATGTGCTGGCTACACAGAGAGACTGAAGACCATCAAAGCGGCCACCAACCACGTGACTCCAGAAGAGAAAGagcag GTgtacagagagaggcagaggtaCTGCAAGGAGTGGAGGAAGCGCAAGAGGATG GCAACAGAGCTGTCTGATGCAATCCTTGAAGGATACCCCAAGAGCAAGAAGCAGTTTTTT GAGGAAGTTGGGATAGAGACAGATGAAGATTACAACCTCAAGCTCCCAGATCCCTGA